The DNA region GCCCGGCGAGAAGGTCGGGCTCGTCGGACGCTCGGGCGCCGGCAAGTCGACGCTCGTGCATCTGCTGCTGCGTTTCTACGATGTCGAGAGCGGCCGCATCCTGATCGACGGCCGGGACATCGCGGCGGTCACGCAGAACAGCTTGCGCCAGCAGATTGGCATGGTGACGCAGGACACGTCGCTGCTGCATCGCTCGGTGGCCGATAATATTCTCTACGGTCAGCCGGATGCGCCGATGCAGGCGGTGATCGCGGCGGCACGCCAGGCGCATGCGCATGATTTCGTGCTGGGTCTTTCGGATCCGCATGGGCGCACCGGCTATGACGCCCATGTCGGGGAGCGAGGCGTGAAGCTGTCGGGCGGGCAGCGCCAACGCATCGCCATCGCGCGCGTGCTGTTGAAGAACGCGCCGATCCTCGTTCTCGACGAGGCGACCTCGGCGCTCGATTCGGAGGTCGAGGCCGCGATCCAGGAGAGCCTCTACTCGCTGATGCAAGGCAAGACGGTGATCGCCATCGCTCACCGGCTTTCGACCATCGCGGCGATGGATCGGTTGATCGTGCTCGATAAGGGCCGCATCGCCGAGACGGGCACGCATGGCGAGCTCTTGGCGCGCGACGGCATCTACGCCTCCCTGTGGCGGCGCCAATCGGGCGGCTTCCTCAAATTGGATGCGGCTTAGGTTTGCAAAAAGCGGTCGGCCAACCCTCCCCTTGTGGGAGAGGTCGATCCGAGCCGCCAGGCGAGGATCGGGTGAGGGGGGCAGCGCCGGCTCTGGGAGGCCCTTCAAATTGGGCTGGAATAAGCTGTCTCGACCTCGATTCCGAAGGCAGGAGCTGCCCCCCTCACCCGGCTTCTCATCGCTGCGCTCTTCGAAGCCGACCTCTCCCACAAGGGGACAGGTGAAAGGCGCCGCCGCTCTTACCGCACCGTCAGGTAGCCTCCCGGGACGCCCTTGGGCGAGAGGACGAGCTGCCCGACGCTGATCTCGCGCGAGCGGAAGCCGCCGGCGCAGCCCAGCAGGTAATATTCCCACATGCGGCAGAAGCGCTCGCCGTCGACGCCCCTCTGGTTCATCAAAGCCGCGACGGCTGCGCGGTTCGATTGGAACTTGGCGTTCCAGGCCATCAGCGTCTTGTCGTAATCGGGGCCGAAATTATGCAGGTCCTCGACGACGAAGAGTCCGTGCACCGCAGTGCCGATCTGGCCGATCGTCGGCAGGACGCCATTGGGGAAGATGTATTTGTCGATCCACGGATCGAGCGCGGCCGGCTCGTTCCCCCAGATGGTGTGCAGCAGGAACAACCCGTCCTCCTTGAGGAGGCGCCGCACGCTTTCGAAATAGACCCGATAATTCTTCAGGCCGACATGCTCGAACATGCCCATCGAGACCGCATGGTCGAAGGGCTCGTGCTCGAGGTCGCGATAATCCTCGAGCCGCGGCTCCACCTTGCGTCCGGCATAGCGCTTGCGGCCATATTCGACCTGCTCCTTGGAGATCGTGACGCCGGTGCACTGCGCATCATAGCGCTCCGCCGCGAAGCCCATGAAGGCGCCCCAGCCGCAGCCGACATCGAGCACGCTCTGGCCGGCCCGCAACCCGACCTTGCGGCAGATGAGATCGAGCTTTGCGTCCTGCGCCTCGTTGAGCGTCCGCGCCTTCGGCCAATAGCCGCAACTGCCGGTGAGGCGATCGTCGAAGGTCGCTTCGAACACCTCGACCGGAAGGTCGTAATGGACATCGGCGACCTGTTTGGCCCGCCGCCTCGTCTGCCGGTTCTGCAGCTTCGACTTGGCCACCAGCAAGGCGAGGTTCATCGACAGAGGCAGTTTTTCGGTCAGCCGCGCTCCCACCGCCCTTGCGAAGAATTCGTCCAGGCGTTCGCAGCTGAACCAGCCATCCATATAGGCTTCGCCGAGCGCCAGCGATCCATGCGCCAGCACCCGGCCATATAACGCCTCGTTATGGACCTTGATGTCCCATGGCTCGCGGCCATTGATCTCGATGCGGGCCCGTGAAAGCAAATCTCGTACGACTGTTTCGGTATCCATGGAAGAGCAGCTCAGTTTTCACAAAGGACGAGACGAGGCGGCACCAG from Rhizobiales bacterium GAS188 includes:
- a CDS encoding cyclopropane-fatty-acyl-phospholipid synthase; protein product: MDTETVVRDLLSRARIEINGREPWDIKVHNEALYGRVLAHGSLALGEAYMDGWFSCERLDEFFARAVGARLTEKLPLSMNLALLVAKSKLQNRQTRRRAKQVADVHYDLPVEVFEATFDDRLTGSCGYWPKARTLNEAQDAKLDLICRKVGLRAGQSVLDVGCGWGAFMGFAAERYDAQCTGVTISKEQVEYGRKRYAGRKVEPRLEDYRDLEHEPFDHAVSMGMFEHVGLKNYRVYFESVRRLLKEDGLFLLHTIWGNEPAALDPWIDKYIFPNGVLPTIGQIGTAVHGLFVVEDLHNFGPDYDKTLMAWNAKFQSNRAAVAALMNQRGVDGERFCRMWEYYLLGCAGGFRSREISVGQLVLSPKGVPGGYLTVR